Below is a window of Humulus lupulus chromosome 2, drHumLupu1.1, whole genome shotgun sequence DNA.
TGGTTGATGAGTTGAAGGAATTATGGGTGAACGGTGTTCAGACTCAGGATGTTGTTGATGGTAGTTTTTTTAAGCTTCGAGCAGCTTTATTGTGGATTATAAATGATTTTCCAGTGACGAGTAGTctttctggatggagtggtcaaggTTACACTGCTTGTCCTACTTGCAATGTATCAACACCATCAGTTCGTTTGCAAAATAAGGTTGCATTTTACGGTCACAGACATTTTTTACCAATGGGACACCAAATTAGAAAAAAGAAGAAGTTATATGGTTCAGTTGAGAAAAGACCACCTCCAGAGGAATTTAGCACTGAAGCTATTTTCACACAAATGAATTTTATGCCTGAAtctcttcctggtaagcatgtTAGCTACAGTGGACAAAAAAGGAAACGCACAAAAGAGCAAGTTGGTTGGCGTAAAAAAAGCATTTTctttgagctcccatattgggccaaTATGAAGTTGCGACATAACCTAGacgtcatgcatgttgagaaaaatgtatGCGACAGCTTAGTTGGCAGAATAGTCGGGTTGGAAAATAAGACCAAAGATACAATTAGCGCTAGAGTAGatttggagaagatgaagataaGGCCAGAATTGCATCTGAGAATGGTAAATGGTCGAATGGAAAAGCCGGCAGCGAAATACACATTTATTCCTGAAAATCAGCATAAGTTTTGTCGATTTTTGAAATCAGTCAAATTTCCAGATGGGTTTGCATCTAATCTAAGGAAGAATGTGATTGAAAATGACAATACGATTACtgggttgaaatcccacgatTTTCATGTCATATTGCAACGTCTTTTGCCAATTGGTGTTCATTCATTCCTAGAAAAACCTATTGCCAAGACCATTATTGACTTGTGCACTTTCTTCAAGATTATTTGTGCTAGAACTCTAATTGTTTCTGATTTGGAGAAAGTGAAAACATCAATTGTTGAAATTCTTTGCGGACTAGAAATCATTTTTCTGCCAGTGTTTTTTGATGTTATGGTTCACCTAATGATACATTTGCCTCAAGAAGCAATAGATGGAGGTCCAGtacacatgaggtggatgtatccctttgagagatacatgaaaaaattgaaacaTTATGTGCgtaataaagctcgtcctgaggggtccataGCTGAGGGTTATGTCGTCGATGAAGCATTGACATTCTGTTCTATGTACTTCAAAGGGGTGGAAACAAGGTTTAATCGTCCAGATAGAAATGTTGATGCAATTCCATCACTAAAGAAGTTGTCTGTGTTTCAATCTCAAGGTCGTCCGATCGGTAAGAAGACACTAACAACTTTGGACGATGAACTTAAAAAAACTGCTGAGTGGTACATTCTCAACAATTGCATTAAGATTCTCCCATATATTCAATAAGTACTTTGATCACACTAACAATATATCTACTCTTCCATTtatctttcaaatttttttaagtCTTTCATATTTTATATGTGTAGAGAGCACAAGCAAATCCTTTTATCTAGTGGTGCTAAAAACCTAGATCAATTACAGAAAAAGGAGTTCCCCATGTGGTTTTACAATAAGCTTTACAATCTTCGACAAGCAGGATCTGCAGAAGCTTCTGAAGAGTTATTCTCCTTAGCAAGCGGCTCCTCTAATCTTGTTTCTTCATACACTGGGTGTATTTTCAATGGAgtttgatttatgtgttatgatagaGATAAAAATTTGAAAACTCAAAACAGTGGTGTCTTAGTACCCGGAGTAGACAACAATAATTTCTACGGGCAATTAGAAGAGGTTATAGTGATGTCATACCTTGctggttgttctgttgtattatttaagtgtaAATAGTTTGATACAGATCCTACCCAGAGTAGGATGAAGCATGAAAATAATATAACCAGTATATTTACTAAGTTCGAGTGGTACAAAGATGACAAGTTTATCTTGGCAACTCAGGCAAAACAAATTTTCTATCTTGATGATTTGAAAAATGATCGGGATTGGAAAATTGTTGAAGAAGTTCATCATAGAAATGTGTGGGACACCCCAGCAGCTGATGAACAGTTGGATCCCATTGAAATAGATGTTATGAATGATACAATATCATCTGATTTCAAATTGTTTGTTAATCTTGGTCCGTTGCCAGAAATCAATTTTTGCCGTAGAGATCAATCGCCATATGTTGTCAATGTAGATACTCTTGTTGATCAAGAGGAagatgaagaggaagaggaaatggtcgatgaagaggaagaggagaTGGTCGATGAAGAGGAAGAGATGGACTTAGAAGAAGATAATGTAGAAGAAAATGAGAATGATAGTGATAATGAATATTATAGTGATGATTAAGTTGAAATTTTTGCATTCAAAGATTGTTTGCACTTATTATTTATGGATAACCATATTATTTATCTTTATCTTTATTTGTCAACATTTTATTATATGCACacatatatatcattatatcattaTTAGTTGGTATGTTGAGTTTAACTGTTAGAAATATATATTCTTAATTTTCGGTGATAAATAAAGTGTCTAGAATACCTCACATGAATCTTAAATGTCAGCAATCTATATTATTTTCGGTGATAGTGAATATTATAGTGAAGCTTATATTATTTTTACATTGAAAGATTGTTCAAATGTAttgaaattttataatatttaaatttgattgtaCAAATTTATCAATGCATATATTTCATCAATTTTTTTAGATATGTCTTCTGCGGTTATGCAACATCACGGAGGTGATGGTGGGGCAAATCCTCCTCCAAATCCAACGCAGATACAGGCTGATTGTGAGAGAGGTAACACATGCAATTATTTTTTTTGGATGAAtatattgaattaatttatttatgtgtatataataattatatgtaTTTGAGAAATAATAGTGACGACTAAAACGAAAAGGCGCGGCATCAACAAGGGGTTTTCAACTCGAGAAGCTAGAGTTGCATTAGGTAGACCACTAACACTGGAGTGGGATGTTCGAgggaagacttacaaagaaaTTGGTGATTATTCCCAACATTTCTCTAGAGAGATCGGCATTCTCATTCGACAATATGCCGATCCCGACTACGACCGATGGGATAAAGTACCCAGCGAAGTTAGAGATCGCATACTTCCTCGTCTAGAGGTaatttatttctataatttttttattgggttcactttaatattaaatctagctaatttattttatttttttgatttagGATGATTTATTCGACATTGGTCGAAGTCGATATGCCTCAGAGAACCTCCCCGGCATTCTTTTGGGCATTCAACGGTCGTGCGCTGATCGTTACTCGGAGTGGAAGAATGACTTGTCCACTCATTTAAAAAAGAATGGTCGAGCACATCCTACTGATGGTTTGGTGGTGGAGAAATGGCAGAAGGCGTTCCAGTATTTTGATCGCCCTGAAGTGAAGGTAttcacaaaaatattattttttaatttatttttgttaatttaacaTATGGTTAACACAAGTTCTTTGCAGAGGCGTTCTGAGACTAACTCTGCGAACCGtgcaaaacaaaaacagagaagCGTGCAGGGTTCACAGTCTACGCCAGCCCTTCGTTACAAGAAGGTACTTtcttttttacataatttttatttatgtttttttataatgatttgttttcttaatttttttcaaacttcTTGTATTGTAGCATGATTTGCAAACTGGGTGTCTTGCTGGGGTTCCAGAGATTTGGATGGCGACTAAGTACATAGACGGGGAAGGTTGGGTGAGCAAGGCAGCAAAAGATAACTATGTaagtaaatttatattttatgattttctTACTTTATTGTGTTGTAAATTCTAATATTCTTGAAAATTGTGTGATACAGGAAAAGATGATAGAGATACGTGACACTCTGCAGTCA
It encodes the following:
- the LOC133815551 gene encoding uncharacterized protein LOC133815551, with product MSSAVMQHHGGDGGANPPPNPTQIQADCEREIIVTTKTKRRGINKGFSTREARVALGRPLTLEWDVRGKTYKEIGDYSQHFSREIGILIRQYADPDYDRWDKVPSEVRDRILPRLEDDLFDIGRSRYASENLPGILLGIQRSCADRYSEWKNDLSTHLKKNGRAHPTDGLVVEKWQKAFQYFDRPEVKRRSETNSANRAKQKQRSVQGSQSTPALRYKKHDLQTGCLAGVPEIWMATKYIDGEGWVSKAAKDNYEKMIEIRDTLQSQSSTSASASSTIPREDDDIILVETIFGRRRGYQPGLGRRIRTRANCEAAEVPQPAQPPPTAQDMQEVRERLRAIEEHLARIGGVSGFGSSQQGHGADPTTPS